One Festucalex cinctus isolate MCC-2025b chromosome 1, RoL_Fcin_1.0, whole genome shotgun sequence genomic region harbors:
- the ocln1 gene encoding uncharacterized protein ocln1 produces the protein MMNKPTEVPVWVIHTPTPESSAGDDDSTSRTSSAPPYVQKDNNDTKGSLNKLKSLLPNSWGSIKWKWRQVGADDSEASSGQIKILPNGTRVSPPVSPFLERRKWDGTPEKTFLKETTPSPNEDSLLTSIHPAEYYAEKLEVYNLKYSYLKSWPGLLRLLAGIELLFGGVVVACVIAYIHKDSEWSNTYGLYNGVYNNGLGLSGYSYNGPMTPFVVSVAGVCWVLTTFLLVLGMTMYYRTILLDAPWWPLTEALINLTLFLLYMAAAVVYVNDLNRGGLCYMTVGVNPILAGMCRVEGGQMAGSAFIFINMAMYLGSFLICLKMWRHEARRRERVDLEDKAMNPGESPRTNLLAPPKPKHISFTTETDGRGNKGPNKQHVLTSDLQERSACQKKAAAPACIPEVHIIADYVMKYPEISCVEEREKYKAVFNDQYQEYKDLYKDISATLNKFSELDAVMARLITDGKSREERDRIQNIVKQYEQKKSDPTFLEKKQRCDYLKAKLSHIKNRIRAFDTTLQVKFETSWSSTMYEPRHDDLPPLYSPPYSTTSRSFHPPRSVHPPQSHDVSYTPKPPADLHYTEETPQHFYRWFSPPGFVKTFHGATVLMSFLIFACVASTLVWDMNGFGYGVGGVPGTGQGYYGGSYGYSSSYMTPQSAKAAMISMAAINFLVSLGFLVGGFSRSRAARGSSFYLAVFICDTILAVLQGIIDIIFVIGVNPMSQSSQSMLYNPILMMCQNIPDKPSLSGSIGAGFPGGFPMYSQYLYHYCFMDPEEAVAFALGLMVVLALSLAAFYSWKTRSKIWRHGKANIYWDKPLVRPSEGQNVQDWVNHVGEGHSTQQAPTVVISEKAASDFRGGNSTAFYCHDTGLVYSDGNLNSNSYCENSSGHRKAEHPYQNSSDADSGRKPASRDRRNHRDRAAAREMADFRNETAYAAGEDTANELDRDQGQYLFRRYPEIISDQQRRQYRRDFDSSLARYKSLREEMDDICEQIHKLSRELDSLDKDSIKFQGVVDEYNRLKDLKRAPDYQEKKKESKELRQKLFHIKRLVQNFDQGLC, from the exons ATGATGAACAAGCCCACTGAAGTGCCCGTGTGGGTGATTCACACGCCCACACCAGAGAGCAGCGCAGGTGATGATGACTCCACAAGCAGAACATCCAGTGCGCCGCCTTATGTACAGAAGGACAACAACGACACAAAAGGGAGTTTGAATAAGCTGAAATCCCTCCTCCCCAATTCATGGGGCAGCATAAAGTGGAAGTGGAGACAAGTCGGTGCGGATGACTCAGAAGCCAGCAGTGGTCAGATCAAGATCCTCCCGAACGGAACCAGGGTCAGCCCTCCTGTAAGTCCCTTCCTGGAGCGCAGGAAATGGGATGGAACCCCGGAAAAGACGTTTTTAAAAGAAACCACCCCAAGCCCGAATGAGGATTCTCTACTCACGAGCATCCATCCCGCCGAGTACTACGCGGAGAAGTTGGAAGTTTACAACCTCAAGTACTCTTACTTGAAGTCATGGCCGGGCCTGCTGCGACTTCTGGCTGGCATCGAGCTTCTATTCGGGGGTGTGGTCGTCGCTTGTGTCATCGCCTACATCCACAAAGACAGCGAATGGTCCAACACATACGGGTTGTATAACGGCGTCTACAACAACGGACTGGGTCTGTCGGGGTACAGCTATAACGGACCTATGACCCCATTCGTCGTCTCGGTGGCGGGAGTGTGCTGGGTCCTGACAACGTTCCTCCTAGTGTTGGGAATGACCATGTATTATCGCACCATCCTCCTCGATGCGCCCTGGTGGCCTCTGACCGAAGCCTTGATCAACCTAACGCTGTTCCTACTCTACATGGCGGCGGCCGTCGTATACGTGAACGACTTGAACCGCGGGGGGCTGTGCTACATGACGGTCGGTGTCAACCCCATCTTGGCCGGCATGTGCCGAGTGGAAGGGGGCCAGATGGCGGGAAGCGCTTTCATCTTCATCAACATGGCCATGTATCTGGGAAGTTTTCTGATCTGTCTGAAGATGTGGCGGCACGAGGCCAGGCGGAGGGAGAGGGTGGATTTGGAGGACAAGGCGATG AATCCCGGGGAGAGCCCTCGCACCAACCTCCTGGCCCCaccaaaaccaaaacacatATCGTTCACGACTGAAACAGACGGCAGAGGAAACAAGGGTCCAAACAAGCAGCATGTACTCACCTCCGATCTCCAGGAAAGATCTGCCTGTCAGAAAAAAGCAGCGGCTCCGGCGTGCATCCCCGAAGTGCACATCATTGCAGACTACGTCAT GAAGTATCCGGAAATCAGCTGTGTGGAAGAAAGGGAAAAATACAAAGCTGTGTTCAATGACCAGTATCAGGAGTACAAAGACCTTTACAAAGACATCAGTGCCACCCTCAATAAGTTCAGTGAGCTGGATGCTGTCATGGCGCGACTCATCACAGATGGAAAAAGCAGAGAG gaacgAGACAGGATTCAAAACATCGTAAAGCAGTACGAGCAGAAAAAAAGC GATCCTACTTTTCTGGAGAAAAAGCAACGTTGTGACTACTTGAAAGCCAAACTGAGTCACATAAAAAACAGAATCCGTGCCTTTGACACAAC CCTCCAGGTGAAATTTGAGACATCGTGGTCCTCAACCATGTATGAACCCCGGCACGATGACCTCCCACCTCTGTACAGCCCGCCCTACAGCACGACCTCCCGCAGCTTCCATCCCCCAAGAAGCGTGCACCCCCCGCAGAGCCATGATGTCAGCTACACCCCCAAACCCCCTGCAGACCTCCACTACACGGAGGAGACGCCTCAACACTTCTACAGGTGGTTTTCGCCTCCCGGTTTCGTGAAAACCTTCCACGGAGCCACGGTGCTCATGTCTTTCCTCATCTTCGCCTGCGTGGCGTCAACCTTGGTGTGGGACATGAACGGGTTTGGCTACGGTGTTGGTGGTGTTCCAGGGACGGGGCAGGGCTACTATGGAGGTAGCTATGGTTACAGTAGCTCCTACATGACCCCGCAGTCTGCCAAGGCCGCGATGATCTCCATGGCTGCCATCAACTTCCTGGTTTCGCTGGGGTTTCTGGTGGGGGGTTTCTCCCGTTCGCGGGCAGCGAGAGGGTCCAGCTTCTACCTCGCCGTGTTCATTTGTGACACCATCTTGGCGGTGCTTCAG GGCATCATTGACATCATCTTTGTGATTGGGGTCAACCCAATGTCTCAGAGCTCACAGAGCATGCTGTACAATCCAATCCTGATGATGTGCCAGAACATTCCGGACAAGCCCAGTCTCAGTGGCAGTATTGGAGCTGGCTTTCCTGGGGGGTTTCCTATGTACAGCCAGTACCTGTACCATTACTGCTTTATGGACCCAGAGGAG GCGGTAGCATTCGCATTGGGTCTGATGGTGGTGTTGGCTCTGTCATTGGCTGCTTTCTACTCCTGGAAGACTCGCAGCAAAATCTGGCGTCATGGGAAAGCAAACATCTACTGGGACAAGCCTTTGGTCAGACCGTCAGAGGGGCAGAATGTACAGGATTGG GTAAACCATGTCGGAGAAGGACACAGCACCCAGCAGGCGCCAACTGTTGTTATATCAGAgaaagcagcttctgactttcGTGGGGGAAACAGCACAGCGTTTTACTGCCACGATACAGGCCTCGTTTACAGTGATGGAAATTTGAATAGTAAcag CTACTGTGAGAACAGTAGCGGCCATAGAAAGGCTGAGCATCCGTACCAGAATAGCAGTGACGCAGACAGCGGCAGGAAACCCGCCTCAAGGGACCGGAGGAACCACAGGGATCGTGCAGCTGCTCGGGAGATGGCAGACTTCCGAAATGAGACGGCCTACGCCGCTGGAGAGGACACTGCTAATGAGCTGGACCGAGACCAAGGCCAATATCTCTTCAG ACGGTACCCCGAAATCATCTCGGACCAGCAGCGCCGGCAGTACAGGCGAGATTTTGACTCCTCCCTGGCTCGTTATAAGAGCCTGCGTGAAGAAATGGATGACATCTGTGAGCAGATTCACAAGCTGAGTCGAGAACTGGACTCATTGGACAAGGATTCCATCAAGTTTCAG